In one Phyllostomus discolor isolate MPI-MPIP mPhyDis1 chromosome 8, mPhyDis1.pri.v3, whole genome shotgun sequence genomic region, the following are encoded:
- the GRIN2C gene encoding glutamate receptor ionotropic, NMDA 2C isoform X1, producing the protein MGVMGACGGSCSSRPCPPGRPSGAQLISPSLSLPVCPSVSVCLPLSASLCGGRFPLFSSTLWMSVALTLALTSCLAVHLFLHAAVSFPVPALISPQDPPVDMGGALGPALLLTSLLGAWAGLGPGQGKQAVTVAVVFGSSGPSQAQARTHLTPQSFLDLPLEIQPLTVGVNNTNPSSLLTQICGLLGAARVHGIVFEDNVGTEAVAQILDFLSSQTHTPILSISGGSAVVLTPKEPGSAFLQLGVSLEQQLQVLFKVLEEYDWSAFAVITSLHPGHALFLEGVRAVADASYMDWRLLDVLTLELGPGGTRAHTRRLLRQLDAPVFVAYCSREEAEVLFEEAAQAGLVGPGHVWLVPNLALGSTDEPPAVFPVGLISVVTESWRLSLRQKVRDGVAILALGAHGYLRQHGTLPTPAGDCRSHPGPLSPAREAFYRHLLNVTWEGRDFSFSPGGYLVQPTMVVIALNRHRLWEMVGRWDRGVLYMKYPVWPRYSGSLQPVVDSRHLTVATLEERPFVIVESPDPGTGGCVPNTVPCRRQSNHSFSGDTAPYTKLCCKGFCIDILKKLAKVVKFSYDLYLVTNGKHGKRVRGVWNGMIGEVYYKRADMAIGSLTINEERSETVDFSVPFVETGISVMVARSNGTVSPSAFLEPYSPSVWVMMFVMCLTVVAVTVFTFEYFSPVSYNQNLTSGKKSGGPSFTIGKSVWLLWALVFNNSVPIENPRGTTSKIMVLVWAFFAVIFLASYTANLAAFMIQEQYIDTVSGLSDKKFQRPQDQYPPFRFGTVPNGSTERNIRSNYRDMHTHMVKFNQRSVEDALASLKMGKLDAFIYDAAVLNYMAGKDEGCKLVTIGSGKVFATTGYGIALQKESHWKRAIDLALLQFLGDGETQKLETVWLSGICQNEKNEVMSSKLDIDNMAGVFYMLLVAMGLALLVFAWEHLVYWKLRHSVTNTSRLDFLLAFSRGIYSCFGGVQSLASPARQPSPDLTASSAQASVLKMLQAARDMVTTAGVSSSLDHATRTIENWGNRRAPLAPACPGPRPPTPDLHPDLNSKGWGPSGRGRVAPGRRTSQLLGRPPTPRPPLPDVSRRSNRRAWEVRWPVRTGCCRRHLLASERRALPERPLSSACCHYSSFPRADRSGRPFLPLFPEPPEPEDLPLLRPDQLARREALLHAAWARGPRARHASLPSSVAEAFARPSPLSARCARPTCWRLAQAHSMRLPSYREACQEGAWAGVPVWPHRPHRPHACLHAHAHLPLCWGTVCPHLPACASHGPWLPGAWGPPGHRGRTLGLSTGYRDSGGLEEVSRAACGTHGFLGACTWRRINSLESKV; encoded by the exons ATGGGAGTAATGGGTGCGTGCGGTGGCTCCTGTTCGTcccgcccctgccctcctgggcgGCCCTCAGGTGCTCAGCTAATCTCTccgtccctctctctccctgtctgtccgtctgtgtctgtctgtctccccctctctgcctctctttgtGGAGGGAGGTTCCCCCTCTTCTCTTCCACCCTCTGGATGTCTGTCGCTTTGACTCTGGCCCTCACCTCCTGTCTTGCTGTCCATCTTTTTCTCCATGCCGCTGTCTCCTTCCCCGTGCCTGCCCTGATCTCTCCGCAGGACCCTCCAGTGGACatgggcggggccctggggccagccctGCTGCTCACCTCGCTCCTCggtgcctgggcagggctgggcccgggGCAGGGCAAGCAGGCTGTGACGGTGGCCGTGGTGTTTGGCAGCTCGGGGCCGTCACAGGCCCAGGCCCGGACCCACCTCACCCcccagagcttcctggacctgcCCTTGGAGATCCAGCCGCTCACCGTGGGGGTCAACAACACCAACCCCAGCAGCCTGCTCACCCAGATCTGTGGGCTCCTGGGCGCCGCCCGTGTCCACGGCATCGTCTTCGAGGACAACGTGGGCACTGAGGCCGTGGCCCAGATCCTCGACTTCCTCTCCTCCCAGACTCACACGCCCATCCTCAGCATCAGTGGGGGCTCGGCCGTGGTCCTCACCCCCAAG gagccgGGCTCCGCCTTCCTGCAGTTGGGCGTGTCCctggagcagcagctgcaggtgcTGTTCAAGGTGCTGGAGGAGTACGACTGGAGCGCGTTCGCCGTCATCACCAGCCTGCACCCCGGCCACGCGCTCTTCCTGGAGGGCGTGCGCGCCGTCGCTGACGCCAGCTACATGGACTGGCGGCTGCTGGACGTGCTCACCCTGGAACTGGGCCCCGGCGGGACGCGCGCGCACACCCGGCGCCTGCTGCGCCAGCTCGACGCCCCGGTGTTTGTGGCCTACTGCTCGCGCGAGGAGGCCGAGGTGCTCTTTGAAGAAGCAGCGCAGGCCGGCCTGGTGGGGCCCGGGCACGTGTGGCTGGTGCCCAACCTGGCACTGGGTAGCACCGACGAGCCTCCCGCCGTCTTCCCCGTGGGCCTCATCAGCGTGGTCACGGAGAGCTGGCGCCTGAGCCTGCGCCAAAAGGTCCGCGATGGCGTGGCCATCCTGGCCCTCGGCGCCCATGGCTACCTGCGCCAGCACGGCACTCTGCCCACCCCGGCTGGGGACTGCCGCAGCCACCCTGGGCCTCTTAGCCCTGCCCGGGAGGCCTTCTACAG GCACCTGCTGAACGTCACCTGGGAGGGCCGCGACTTCTCCTTCAGCCCTGGTGGGTACCTGGTGCAGCCCACCATGGTTGTGATCGCCCTCAACCGGCACCGCCTCTGGGAGATG GTGGGGCGCTGGGACCGCGGCGTCCTCTACATGAAGTACCCGGTGTGGCCTCGCTACAGTGGCTCCCTGCAGCCCGTGGTGGACAGCCGGCACCTGACGGTGGCCACGCTGGAGGAGCGGCCCTTCGTCATCGTGGAGAGCCCGGACCCCGGCACGGGCGGCTGCGTGCCCAACACGGTGCCGTGCCGCAGGCAGAGCAACCACAGCTTCAG CGGTGACACGGCCCCCTACACGAAGCTTTGCTGCAAGGGCTTCTGCATCGACATCCTCAAGAAGCTGGCCAAGGTGGTCAAGTTCTCCTACGACCTGTACCTGGTGACCAACGGCAAGCACGGCAAGAGGGTGCGCGGCGTGTGGAACGGCATGATCGGGGAG GTGTACTACAAGCGGGCGGACATGGCCATCGGCTCCCTCACCATCAACGAGGAGCGCTCCGAGACCGTGGACTTCTCCGTGCCCTTCGTGGAGACGGGCATCAGCGTGATGGTGGCGCGCAGCAACGGCACCGTGTCCCCCTCCGCCTTCCTGG AGCCCTACAGCCCCTCGGTGTGGGTGATGATGTTCGTCATGTGCCTCACCGTGGTGGCCGTCACGGTCTTCACGTTCGAGTACTTCAGCCCCGTGAGCTACAACCAGAACCTCACCAGCGGCAAGA agtcCGGGGGCCCGTCCTTCACCATCGGCAAGTCCGTGTGGCTGCTGTGGGCGCTGGTCTTCAACAACTCGGTGCCCATCGAGAACCCCCGGGGCACCACCAGCAAGATCATGGTCCTGGTCTGGGCCTTCTTCGCGGTCATCTTCCTCGCCAGCTACACCGCCAACCTGGCCGCCTTCATGATCCAGGAGCAGTACATCGACACTGTGTCCGGCCTCAGTGACAAGAAG TTCCAGAGGCCTCAAGATCAGTACCCACCCTTTCGCTTCGGCACGGTGCCCAACGGCAGCACGGAGCGGAACATTCGCAGCAACTACCGCGACATGCACACCCACATGGTCAAGTTCAACCAGCGCTCTGTGGAGGACGCGCTCGCCAGCCTCAAGATGGG GAAGCTGGATGCCTTCATCTATGATGCCGCTGTCCTCAACTACATGGCAGGCAAGGACGAGGGCTGCAAGCTGGTCACCATCGGCTCTGGCAAGGTCTTTGCCACCACCGGCTACGGCATCGCCCTGCAGAAAGAGTCCCACTGGAAGCGAGCCATAGACCTGGCGCTCCTGCAGTTCCTGGGGGATG ggGAGACACAGAAGCTGGAGACGGTGTGGCTCTCGGGGATCTGCCAGAACGAGAAGAACGAGGTGATGAGCAGCAAGCTGGACATCGACAACATGGCGGGTGTCTTCTACATGCTGCTGGTGGCCATGGGCCTGGCCCTGCTGGTCTTCGCCTGGGAGCACCTGGTCTACTGGAAGCTGCGCCACTCGGTGACCAACACGTCGCGACTGGACTTCCTGCTGGCCTTCAGCAGG GGCATCTACAGCTGCTTCGGCGGGGTGCAGAGCCTGGCCAGCCCCGCGCGGCAGCCCAGCCCGGACCTCACGGCCAGCTCGGCCCAGGCCAGTGTGCTCAAGATGCTGCAGGCGGCGCGCGACATGGTGACTACCGCTGGCGTGAGCAGCTCCCTGGATCACGCCACGCGCACCATTGAGAACTGGGGCAACCGCCGCGCGCCCCTGGCACCCGCCTGCCCCGGCCCTCGGCCACCCACCCCTGACCTGCACCCGGACCTGAACTCCAAGGGTTGGGGGCCATCAGGCCGTGGCCGCGTCGCGCCGGGGCGCAGAACCTCTCAGCTCCTGGGCCGCCCTCCGACGCCACGGCCTCCCCTGCCCGACGTCTCCCGACGGTCGAACCGGCGGGCCTGGGAAGTGCGGTGGCCAGTGCGGACCGGTTGCTGCAGGCGGCACCTGTTGGCCTCCGAGCGGCGAGCGCTTCCGGAGCGCCCCCTATCGTCCGCGTGCTGCCACTACAGCTCCTTTCCTCGAGCCGACCGGTCCGGGCGCCCCTTCCTCCCGCTCTTCCCGGAACCCCCGGAGCCCGAGGATCTGCCCCTGCTCAGACCAGACCAGCTGGCCCGGAGGGAGGCCCTGCTGCACGCCGCCTGGGCCCGGGGCCCCCGCGCGCGCCACGCTTCCCTGCCCAGCTCGGTGGCGGAGGCCTTCGCCCGGCCCAGCCCGCTATCCGCCAGGTGCGCCCGCCCCACCTGCTGGCGTTTGGCGCAGGCGCATTCGATGCGGCTGCCGTCGTACCGGGAGGCCTGTCAGGAGGGCGCGTGGGCAGGCGTCCCCGTCTGGCCGCACAGACCGCACAGACCGCACGCCTGCCTCCACGCCCATGCCCACCTGCCGCTTTGCTGGGGGACCGTCTGCCCTCATCTCCCAGCCTGTGCCAGCCATggcccctggctccctggggcctgggggcctcctGGGCACAGGGGCAGGACCCTGGGGCTGAGTACAGGCTACAGGGACAGTGGGGGACTGGAAGAGGTCAGCAGGGCGGCCTGTGGGACGCATGGCTTCCTGGGAGCTTGCACCTGGAGGCGGATCAACAGCTTGGAGTCAAAAGTGTGA
- the GRIN2C gene encoding glutamate receptor ionotropic, NMDA 2C isoform X3: MGGALGPALLLTSLLGAWAGLGPGQGKQAVTVAVVFGSSGPSQAQARTHLTPQSFLDLPLEIQPLTVGVNNTNPSSLLTQICGLLGAARVHGIVFEDNVGTEAVAQILDFLSSQTHTPILSISGGSAVVLTPKEPGSAFLQLGVSLEQQLQVLFKVLEEYDWSAFAVITSLHPGHALFLEGVRAVADASYMDWRLLDVLTLELGPGGTRAHTRRLLRQLDAPVFVAYCSREEAEVLFEEAAQAGLVGPGHVWLVPNLALGSTDEPPAVFPVGLISVVTESWRLSLRQKVRDGVAILALGAHGYLRQHGTLPTPAGDCRSHPGPLSPAREAFYRHLLNVTWEGRDFSFSPGGYLVQPTMVVIALNRHRLWEMVGRWDRGVLYMKYPVWPRYSGSLQPVVDSRHLTVATLEERPFVIVESPDPGTGGCVPNTVPCRRQSNHSFSGDTAPYTKLCCKGFCIDILKKLAKVVKFSYDLYLVTNGKHGKRVRGVWNGMIGEVYYKRADMAIGSLTINEERSETVDFSVPFVETGISVMVARSNGTVSPSAFLEPYSPSVWVMMFVMCLTVVAVTVFTFEYFSPVSYNQNLTSGKKSGGPSFTIGKSVWLLWALVFNNSVPIENPRGTTSKIMVLVWAFFAVIFLASYTANLAAFMIQEQYIDTVSGLSDKKFQRPQDQYPPFRFGTVPNGSTERNIRSNYRDMHTHMVKFNQRSVEDALASLKMGKLDAFIYDAAVLNYMAGKDEGCKLVTIGSGKVFATTGYGIALQKESHWKRAIDLALLQFLGDGETQKLETVWLSGICQNEKNEVMSSKLDIDNMAGVFYMLLVAMGLALLVFAWEHLVYWKLRHSVTNTSRLDFLLAFSRGIYSCFGGVQSLASPARQPSPDLTASSAQASVLKMLQAARDMVTTAGVSSSLDHATRTIENWGNRRAPLAPACPGPRPPTPDLHPDLNSKGWGPSGRGRVAPGRRTSQLLGRPPTPRPPLPDVSRRSNRRAWEVRWPVRTGCCRRHLLASERRALPERPLSSACCHYSSFPRADRSGRPFLPLFPEPPEPEDLPLLRPDQLARREALLHAAWARGPRARHASLPSSVAEAFARPSPLSARCARPTCWRLAQAHSMRLPSYREACQEGAWAGVPVWPHRPHRPHACLHAHAHLPLCWGTVCPHLPACASHGPWLPGAWGPPGHRGRTLGLSTGYRDSGGLEEVSRAACGTHGFLGACTWRRINSLESKV, encoded by the exons atgggcggggccctggggccagccctGCTGCTCACCTCGCTCCTCggtgcctgggcagggctgggcccgggGCAGGGCAAGCAGGCTGTGACGGTGGCCGTGGTGTTTGGCAGCTCGGGGCCGTCACAGGCCCAGGCCCGGACCCACCTCACCCcccagagcttcctggacctgcCCTTGGAGATCCAGCCGCTCACCGTGGGGGTCAACAACACCAACCCCAGCAGCCTGCTCACCCAGATCTGTGGGCTCCTGGGCGCCGCCCGTGTCCACGGCATCGTCTTCGAGGACAACGTGGGCACTGAGGCCGTGGCCCAGATCCTCGACTTCCTCTCCTCCCAGACTCACACGCCCATCCTCAGCATCAGTGGGGGCTCGGCCGTGGTCCTCACCCCCAAG gagccgGGCTCCGCCTTCCTGCAGTTGGGCGTGTCCctggagcagcagctgcaggtgcTGTTCAAGGTGCTGGAGGAGTACGACTGGAGCGCGTTCGCCGTCATCACCAGCCTGCACCCCGGCCACGCGCTCTTCCTGGAGGGCGTGCGCGCCGTCGCTGACGCCAGCTACATGGACTGGCGGCTGCTGGACGTGCTCACCCTGGAACTGGGCCCCGGCGGGACGCGCGCGCACACCCGGCGCCTGCTGCGCCAGCTCGACGCCCCGGTGTTTGTGGCCTACTGCTCGCGCGAGGAGGCCGAGGTGCTCTTTGAAGAAGCAGCGCAGGCCGGCCTGGTGGGGCCCGGGCACGTGTGGCTGGTGCCCAACCTGGCACTGGGTAGCACCGACGAGCCTCCCGCCGTCTTCCCCGTGGGCCTCATCAGCGTGGTCACGGAGAGCTGGCGCCTGAGCCTGCGCCAAAAGGTCCGCGATGGCGTGGCCATCCTGGCCCTCGGCGCCCATGGCTACCTGCGCCAGCACGGCACTCTGCCCACCCCGGCTGGGGACTGCCGCAGCCACCCTGGGCCTCTTAGCCCTGCCCGGGAGGCCTTCTACAG GCACCTGCTGAACGTCACCTGGGAGGGCCGCGACTTCTCCTTCAGCCCTGGTGGGTACCTGGTGCAGCCCACCATGGTTGTGATCGCCCTCAACCGGCACCGCCTCTGGGAGATG GTGGGGCGCTGGGACCGCGGCGTCCTCTACATGAAGTACCCGGTGTGGCCTCGCTACAGTGGCTCCCTGCAGCCCGTGGTGGACAGCCGGCACCTGACGGTGGCCACGCTGGAGGAGCGGCCCTTCGTCATCGTGGAGAGCCCGGACCCCGGCACGGGCGGCTGCGTGCCCAACACGGTGCCGTGCCGCAGGCAGAGCAACCACAGCTTCAG CGGTGACACGGCCCCCTACACGAAGCTTTGCTGCAAGGGCTTCTGCATCGACATCCTCAAGAAGCTGGCCAAGGTGGTCAAGTTCTCCTACGACCTGTACCTGGTGACCAACGGCAAGCACGGCAAGAGGGTGCGCGGCGTGTGGAACGGCATGATCGGGGAG GTGTACTACAAGCGGGCGGACATGGCCATCGGCTCCCTCACCATCAACGAGGAGCGCTCCGAGACCGTGGACTTCTCCGTGCCCTTCGTGGAGACGGGCATCAGCGTGATGGTGGCGCGCAGCAACGGCACCGTGTCCCCCTCCGCCTTCCTGG AGCCCTACAGCCCCTCGGTGTGGGTGATGATGTTCGTCATGTGCCTCACCGTGGTGGCCGTCACGGTCTTCACGTTCGAGTACTTCAGCCCCGTGAGCTACAACCAGAACCTCACCAGCGGCAAGA agtcCGGGGGCCCGTCCTTCACCATCGGCAAGTCCGTGTGGCTGCTGTGGGCGCTGGTCTTCAACAACTCGGTGCCCATCGAGAACCCCCGGGGCACCACCAGCAAGATCATGGTCCTGGTCTGGGCCTTCTTCGCGGTCATCTTCCTCGCCAGCTACACCGCCAACCTGGCCGCCTTCATGATCCAGGAGCAGTACATCGACACTGTGTCCGGCCTCAGTGACAAGAAG TTCCAGAGGCCTCAAGATCAGTACCCACCCTTTCGCTTCGGCACGGTGCCCAACGGCAGCACGGAGCGGAACATTCGCAGCAACTACCGCGACATGCACACCCACATGGTCAAGTTCAACCAGCGCTCTGTGGAGGACGCGCTCGCCAGCCTCAAGATGGG GAAGCTGGATGCCTTCATCTATGATGCCGCTGTCCTCAACTACATGGCAGGCAAGGACGAGGGCTGCAAGCTGGTCACCATCGGCTCTGGCAAGGTCTTTGCCACCACCGGCTACGGCATCGCCCTGCAGAAAGAGTCCCACTGGAAGCGAGCCATAGACCTGGCGCTCCTGCAGTTCCTGGGGGATG ggGAGACACAGAAGCTGGAGACGGTGTGGCTCTCGGGGATCTGCCAGAACGAGAAGAACGAGGTGATGAGCAGCAAGCTGGACATCGACAACATGGCGGGTGTCTTCTACATGCTGCTGGTGGCCATGGGCCTGGCCCTGCTGGTCTTCGCCTGGGAGCACCTGGTCTACTGGAAGCTGCGCCACTCGGTGACCAACACGTCGCGACTGGACTTCCTGCTGGCCTTCAGCAGG GGCATCTACAGCTGCTTCGGCGGGGTGCAGAGCCTGGCCAGCCCCGCGCGGCAGCCCAGCCCGGACCTCACGGCCAGCTCGGCCCAGGCCAGTGTGCTCAAGATGCTGCAGGCGGCGCGCGACATGGTGACTACCGCTGGCGTGAGCAGCTCCCTGGATCACGCCACGCGCACCATTGAGAACTGGGGCAACCGCCGCGCGCCCCTGGCACCCGCCTGCCCCGGCCCTCGGCCACCCACCCCTGACCTGCACCCGGACCTGAACTCCAAGGGTTGGGGGCCATCAGGCCGTGGCCGCGTCGCGCCGGGGCGCAGAACCTCTCAGCTCCTGGGCCGCCCTCCGACGCCACGGCCTCCCCTGCCCGACGTCTCCCGACGGTCGAACCGGCGGGCCTGGGAAGTGCGGTGGCCAGTGCGGACCGGTTGCTGCAGGCGGCACCTGTTGGCCTCCGAGCGGCGAGCGCTTCCGGAGCGCCCCCTATCGTCCGCGTGCTGCCACTACAGCTCCTTTCCTCGAGCCGACCGGTCCGGGCGCCCCTTCCTCCCGCTCTTCCCGGAACCCCCGGAGCCCGAGGATCTGCCCCTGCTCAGACCAGACCAGCTGGCCCGGAGGGAGGCCCTGCTGCACGCCGCCTGGGCCCGGGGCCCCCGCGCGCGCCACGCTTCCCTGCCCAGCTCGGTGGCGGAGGCCTTCGCCCGGCCCAGCCCGCTATCCGCCAGGTGCGCCCGCCCCACCTGCTGGCGTTTGGCGCAGGCGCATTCGATGCGGCTGCCGTCGTACCGGGAGGCCTGTCAGGAGGGCGCGTGGGCAGGCGTCCCCGTCTGGCCGCACAGACCGCACAGACCGCACGCCTGCCTCCACGCCCATGCCCACCTGCCGCTTTGCTGGGGGACCGTCTGCCCTCATCTCCCAGCCTGTGCCAGCCATggcccctggctccctggggcctgggggcctcctGGGCACAGGGGCAGGACCCTGGGGCTGAGTACAGGCTACAGGGACAGTGGGGGACTGGAAGAGGTCAGCAGGGCGGCCTGTGGGACGCATGGCTTCCTGGGAGCTTGCACCTGGAGGCGGATCAACAGCTTGGAGTCAAAAGTGTGA